The following are encoded together in the Lactuca sativa cultivar Salinas chromosome 1, Lsat_Salinas_v11, whole genome shotgun sequence genome:
- the LOC122195611 gene encoding uncharacterized protein LOC122195611, whose product MSSSGVNLQSFLIPLKEIKLATADFSHETQIGNGRLSVIYKGQLSKRWENRIVAIKRIKKGSKQGEQEFHNELQMISMFHHQSIIPFVGYCDESSEIIIVYEHVVSGSLDHCLKDEINRRCITWAQRLKICIGAARGLGYLHSGIGEGIPVIHRAVKSSNILLDDNLEAKICGFGLSQFSNIKQRNTRNNAKASGTRFYMDPINHGSGVVKIESDVYSFGVVLFEMLSGMLADSTRSIDDHKPQTLLNLVRRYYDDGVEKITDPCIINQINSQSFQMFKEVAYKCISFIVEDRPTMDVIIKKLEEALDVQALEQSRLCLFSQNHGATSTTIVQSYPYQNLERFLIPLTAINLATNELSKETRIGDDGNGSVYKGILSERWKNLTAAFKRFNPNRYQAAHKFHNEIGMMSNFDHENIIPFIGYCNEGNEMIIVSEYAENSTLAHHLYLYQRSRFITWEQRLKICRGAARGLKYLHSGLGEYNRVIHRDFNSAHILLDSNMEAKICGFEWSISVDRNQRQVTELAAVNTNSVYLDPIYSESGIVKTELDVYSFGIVLFEVLCGMLAYSKRRIGDDQPQTLLNLVRRYYNEGQDNLIDPQIRGEINTHSFHVIKEIAYRCISLNLKDRPTMNTIIKSIEEALDIQNHGGVSTITQPYQQSQNLERYLIPLKEITLATACFSSETRIGDGGFGVVYRGQLSEHWKNFIVAIKRLDPQGHQGKNEFLTELNLISKFHHQNIIPFIGYCDEANEMIIVYEYANNRSLDYHLQDPNKRHCLTWVQRLKICLGAARGLNYLHSGLGEDNRVIHRDIKSGNILLDENMEAKICDFGLSKESTRNQQRSHLYTNAAGTNFYMDPIYHESGILRKESDVYSFGVVMFELLSGMLAFYRKSFGDGKPQYLISLVRRYYKNGLEKLIDPFIRDEIDSRCFYTFKKLAFQCISHKSEERPTMETIIERIEDALDFQELKRCKKRKT is encoded by the exons ATGTCTTCTTCAGGGGTTAACCTACAAAGTTTTTTAATTCCACTGAAGGAGATCAAGTTGGCAACGGCAGATTTCAGTCATGAAACTCAGATCGGAAATGGTAGACTTAGTGTGATCTACAAAGGTCAGCTCTCAAAACGTTGGGAAAACCGCATTGTTGCAATCAAACGAATTAAAAAGGGTAGTAAACAAGGAGAGCAAGAGTTTCATAACGAGCTCCAAATGATTTCTATGTTTCACCATCAAAGTATCATCCCTTTCGTTGGTTACTGTGATGAAAGCAGTGAGATCATTATTGTTTATGAACATGTTGTCAGTGGTAGCCTTGATCATTGTCTAAAAGACGAGATTAATAGGCGTTGCATAACATGGGCACAACGCCTGAAGATTTGCATAGGGGCAGCAAGAGGACTTGGGTATCTTCACTCGGGTATAGGTGAAGGCATCCCAGTAATTCACAGAGCTGTGAAGAGCTCAAATATATTACTAGATGACAATTTGGAAGCAAAAATTTGTGGTTTTGGTTTGTCACAATTTAGCAACATAAAACAGCGAAATACTCGAAACAATGCAAAGGCTTCGGGTACCAGGTTTTACATGGATCCCATTAACCATGGAAGTGGTGTAGTCAAGATCGAATCAGATGTTTATTCATTTGGGGTCGTATTGTTTGAAATGTTGAGTGGGATGTTGGCTGATTCTACAAGGAGCATCGATGATCATAAGCCACAAACTCTGCTTAATCTTGTTCGACGCTACTATGATGATGGGGTGGAGAAGATAACTGATCCGTGTATAATAAATCAGATCAATAGTCAATCTTTTCAGATGTTTAAAGAAGTAGCATATAAGTGTATCAGTTTCATAGTGGAGGATCGCCCTACGATGGATGTGATAATCAAGAAACTTGAGGAAGCATTAGATGTTCAa GCTCTTGAGCAAAGTCGTTTATGTTTATTTTCACAGAACCATGGAGCTACTTCAACCACTATCGTTCAAAGCTACCCATATCAAAATTTAGAACGTTTTCTAATTCCACTAACGGCGATCAACTTGGCCACTAATGAACTAAGTAAagaaactcgaatcggagatgaTGGAAATGGTTCGGTCTACAAAGGAATACTCTCTGAACGATGGAAAAATCTCACAGCGGCCTTTAAACGCTTTAATCCCAATCGTTACCAAGCAGCACATAAATTTCATAATGAGATTGGGATGATGTCCAACTTCGATCATGAAAACATCATCCCTTTCATAGGCTATTGTAATGAAGGGAATGAGATGATTATAGTTTCTGAATACGCTGAAAACAGTACCCTTGCTCATCATCTTTATCTCTACCAAAGGAGTCGTTTCATAACATGGGAACAACGCCTTAAGATTTGCAGAGGAGCAGCTAGAGGACTCAAGTATCTTCATTCAGGTCTTGGGGAATACAACAGAGTGATACATAGAGACTTCAATAGTGCACACATATTGTTAGATAGCAATATGGAAGCAAAAATTTGTGGTTTTGAATGGTCAATATCAGTCGACCGAAATCAACGACAAGTCACTGAACTTGCTGCGGTTAACACAAATTCAGTTTACTTGGATCCCATTTACAGTGAAAGTGGCATCGTTAAGACAGAATTAGACGTTTACTCATTTGGGATTGTACTTTTTGAAGTGTTGTGTGGGATGTTGGCTTATAGTAAAAGGAGGATTGGTGATGATCAACCACAAACACTCCTAAATTTGGTCAGACGCTACTACAATGAAGGACAGGATAACTTAATTGATCCTCAAATAAGAGGTGAAATTAATACTCATTCTTTTCATGTGATTAAAGAAATTGCATATCGATGCATTAGTTTGAACCTAAAGGACCGCCCCACAATGAACACGATCATCAAGAGCATTGAAGAAGCACTAGATATTCAA AACCACGGAGGAGTTTCTACAATTACCCAACCCTACCAACAATCTCAAAACCTAGAAAGATATCTAATTCCACTGAAGGAGATCACTTTAGCAACCGCATGCTTCAGCTCTGAAACTCGGATCGGAGATGGTGGATTTGGTGTCGTTTATAGAGGACAACTCTCTGAGCATTGGAAAAACTTCATAGTTGCCATCAAACGCCTTGATCCTCAAGGTCATCAAGGAAAGAATGAGTTCCTTACCGAACTTAACTTGATTTCCAAGTTCCATCATCAAAATATCATCCCTTTCATCGGTTATTGTGATGAAGCCAATGAGATGATCATAGTTTACGAGTATGCTAACAATCGAAGCCTTGATTATCATCTCCAAGACCCAAATAAAAGGCATTGCCTAACATGGGTACAACGCCTCAAGATTTGCTTAGGGGCAGCAAGAGGGCTCAACTACCTTCACTCGGGGTTAGGTGAGGACAACAGAGTAATACACAGAGATATCAAGAGCGGAAACATATTGTTAGATGAAAATATGGAAGCCAAAATTTGTGATTTTGGTTTGTCGAAAGAAAGCACGAGAAATCAACAACGTAGTCATCTATATACAAATGCTGCAGGCACCAACTTCTACATGGATCCCATTTACCATGAGAGTGGCATCCTCCGTAAAGAGTCAGATGTTTACTCATTTGGCGTGGTGATGTTTGAATTGTTGAGTGGGATGTTGGCTTTTTACAGAAAGAGCTTTGGGGATGGTAAACCACAATATCTAATAAGTTTGGTCAGACGCTACTATAAGAATGGGCTCGAAAAATTAATTGATCCATTTATAAGAGATGAAATTGATAGTCGTTGCTTTTATACGTTTAAAAAACTTGCATTTCAGTGCATAAGTCACAAATCGGAGGAACGCCCTACAATGGAAACAATCATAGAAAGGATTGAGGATGCACTGGATTTTCAA GAACTTAAGAGGTGTAAAAAGAGGAAAACTTGA